One Erythrobacter sp. SDW2 genomic region harbors:
- a CDS encoding type IV secretion system protein VirB3 — MTDLVRHPVHRALTRPQMFAGVTMNFFIINLMVTTIAFLILKSFWIIPVPIFTHAIGYFVSLREPRVFDLWITKVSMCPRVKNYNRWGCNSYAP; from the coding sequence GTGACCGATCTCGTCCGCCATCCCGTCCATCGCGCGCTGACCAGGCCGCAGATGTTTGCCGGCGTGACGATGAATTTCTTCATCATCAATTTGATGGTGACGACGATCGCCTTCCTGATTCTGAAGAGCTTCTGGATTATCCCGGTGCCCATATTCACCCACGCGATCGGCTATTTCGTATCGCTGCGCGAACCGCGCGTGTTCGACCTGTGGATCACCAAGGTTTCGATGTGTCCGCGGGTGAAGAACTACAATCGCTGGGGCTGCAACAGCTATGCGCCCTGA
- a CDS encoding VirB4 family type IV secretion/conjugal transfer ATPase — protein MSKWIGPAAWSEKEARAGDRLPYARLEDENTLLLRDGSLMMALQVPGLLFETEDSEALNAHAATREVVLRSTLDSRFVLYHHVIRRRVAVSLDADFPDPLSRHIDARWKERLGSGSLFINDQFVTLIRRPARGKAGLAERLGKMWSRRGQKEVEADPRDLRSLKAAVNGLLASLQAYGASVLGEYQGPSGSTNSELLELLSALYNGEMRPVRRPADDTDVGFMLPYRRTSFGLDAMEQRGAGDPDFASILSLKDYPEATSPGLLDGLLRLPYEMVVTETYAPQERTTARERIDLSLRRLRSVDEEATAERADMLAARDALGNGGVGFGDHHLSVLVREVNLPKLDDASAACAAALADTGAVVVREDTNLEPAFWAQFPGNEAYAVRRAMISSANMASFGSLHGFALGQAEGNHWGDAVTLLETTSATPFFFNFHAAGGGDLGNFSVIGPSGSGKTVVMNFLAAQAQKFAPRTILFDKDRGAELFIRGIGGRYDRIYAGEPTGFNPLALPDTAANRAFLRDWLGVLLKADGPEELQMIAHAVDAAYENDASLRRLRHFRELLSGSRRPEAGDLADRLSAWINKGENAWLFDNERDKLDLDNRVLGFDMTALLENPKLRTPTMMYLFHRIDERLDGKPTMILIDEGWKALDDEVFAARIRDWLKTLRKRNALVGFATQSAADALESRISTALVEQTATMVFMPNSRARAEDYCDGFGLTSHELALIRSLPAHSRCFLVRQPDASVVVRLDLSNAPEVLTVLSGREGTVRRLDMLRDAVGDNPADWFPALTGHAWPVETAREPDVAEIVSFKQAAE, from the coding sequence ATGAGCAAGTGGATCGGCCCTGCGGCCTGGAGCGAGAAGGAAGCCCGTGCCGGCGACCGGCTGCCCTATGCCCGGCTGGAAGACGAGAACACGCTGCTGCTGCGCGACGGCTCACTGATGATGGCGCTGCAGGTCCCCGGCCTGCTGTTCGAGACCGAGGACAGCGAAGCGCTCAACGCCCATGCTGCGACCCGCGAAGTGGTGCTGCGTTCGACGCTGGATTCGCGTTTCGTGCTCTATCACCATGTCATCCGCCGCCGGGTGGCGGTGTCGCTCGATGCCGATTTTCCTGATCCGCTGAGCCGCCATATCGATGCGCGGTGGAAGGAACGGCTGGGTTCGGGCTCGCTGTTCATCAACGACCAGTTCGTGACGCTGATCCGCCGTCCGGCGCGCGGCAAGGCGGGGCTGGCCGAACGGCTCGGCAAGATGTGGAGCCGCCGTGGGCAGAAGGAAGTGGAGGCCGACCCGCGCGACCTGCGCTCGCTCAAGGCAGCGGTGAACGGCCTGTTGGCCTCGCTTCAGGCCTATGGCGCCAGCGTACTCGGCGAATACCAGGGGCCGTCGGGCAGCACCAACAGCGAGCTGCTCGAACTGCTTTCGGCGCTCTACAATGGCGAGATGCGCCCGGTGCGCCGCCCGGCGGACGATACGGATGTGGGTTTCATGCTGCCCTATCGCCGCACCTCCTTCGGGCTCGACGCAATGGAGCAGCGCGGGGCAGGGGACCCGGACTTTGCCAGCATCCTCAGCCTCAAGGATTATCCCGAGGCGACGTCGCCCGGCCTGCTCGATGGCCTGCTGCGGCTGCCCTACGAGATGGTTGTCACCGAGACCTACGCCCCGCAGGAACGGACCACCGCCCGCGAGCGGATCGACCTGTCGCTGCGCCGTCTGCGTTCGGTCGACGAGGAAGCGACCGCCGAACGGGCCGATATGCTGGCCGCGCGCGACGCGCTGGGCAATGGCGGCGTCGGCTTCGGCGATCATCACCTCTCCGTGCTGGTGCGCGAAGTGAACCTGCCCAAGCTCGACGATGCCAGCGCCGCTTGTGCCGCTGCGCTGGCCGACACGGGCGCTGTCGTGGTGCGCGAGGACACCAATCTCGAGCCTGCCTTCTGGGCGCAGTTCCCCGGCAACGAAGCCTATGCCGTGCGCCGGGCGATGATCTCGAGCGCCAATATGGCCAGCTTCGGCTCGCTCCACGGCTTCGCCTTGGGTCAAGCCGAGGGCAACCACTGGGGCGATGCGGTGACGCTGCTGGAAACCACCAGCGCGACGCCGTTCTTCTTCAACTTCCACGCTGCAGGTGGGGGCGACCTAGGCAATTTCTCCGTCATCGGCCCGTCCGGTTCGGGCAAGACGGTGGTGATGAACTTCCTCGCCGCACAGGCGCAGAAGTTCGCCCCGCGCACCATCCTGTTCGACAAGGATCGCGGGGCCGAGCTGTTTATTCGCGGCATCGGCGGTCGCTATGACCGGATCTATGCCGGGGAGCCGACCGGCTTCAACCCGCTCGCGCTGCCCGATACCGCCGCCAACCGCGCTTTCCTGCGCGACTGGCTCGGTGTGCTGCTCAAGGCTGACGGCCCGGAAGAGCTGCAGATGATCGCCCATGCGGTGGATGCCGCTTACGAGAATGACGCTTCGCTGCGCCGCCTGCGCCATTTCCGCGAGCTGCTGTCGGGCTCGCGTCGGCCCGAGGCGGGCGATCTGGCAGACCGGCTCTCGGCCTGGATCAACAAGGGCGAGAATGCCTGGCTGTTCGACAACGAGCGCGACAAGCTCGATCTCGACAACCGCGTGCTCGGCTTCGACATGACCGCGCTGCTGGAAAACCCCAAGCTGCGCACGCCGACGATGATGTATCTGTTCCACCGCATTGACGAGCGGCTGGATGGTAAGCCGACGATGATCCTGATCGACGAAGGCTGGAAGGCGCTCGACGACGAGGTCTTCGCAGCGCGCATCCGCGACTGGCTCAAGACGCTGCGCAAACGCAATGCTCTGGTCGGCTTCGCCACGCAGAGCGCCGCCGACGCGCTCGAAAGTCGTATTTCGACTGCGCTGGTCGAGCAGACCGCAACCATGGTCTTCATGCCCAACAGCCGCGCCCGGGCGGAGGATTATTGCGACGGTTTCGGCCTCACCAGCCACGAGTTGGCGCTGATCCGATCGCTCCCGGCGCACAGCCGCTGCTTCCTCGTTCGCCAGCCCGACGCCAGCGTCGTGGTCCGGCTCGACCTGTCGAATGCGCCCGAAGTGCTGACAGTGCTGTCGGGCCGCGAAGGGACCGTGCGCCGCCTCGATATGCTGCGCGATGCGGTGGGCGACAATCCGGCCGACTGGTTCCCCGCGCTCACCGGCCATGCCTGGCCGGTGGAAACCGCGCGCGAACCCGATGTGGCAGAGATCGTCTCGTTCAAGCAGGCCGCCGAATGA
- a CDS encoding lytic transglycosylase domain-containing protein, giving the protein MEGSVILARSGRLAFFALLASASAPARADVLEIGEDGARWVSGGPQAVPAANELSANYTAGGLEIAYGSPYSGDLPTHIISDPTLNAMGIPPAYQAAVLELSRRFDLSPSLIEALVWQESRWRQGAVSSAGARGLAQLMPGTARYLGVNPDDPFQNLEGGARYLREQLDRFDGNLEKALAAYNAGPGRVIDAGGIPNIRETRIYVAAIMGRLSDHSRKVI; this is encoded by the coding sequence ATGGAGGGCTCGGTGATTCTAGCTAGATCGGGCCGGCTTGCCTTTTTTGCTTTGCTGGCCTCGGCATCTGCTCCTGCGCGGGCGGATGTGCTCGAAATTGGTGAGGACGGTGCGCGCTGGGTGTCCGGCGGGCCGCAAGCTGTACCTGCGGCAAACGAGCTGTCGGCAAACTACACTGCGGGCGGGCTCGAGATTGCCTATGGCAGTCCCTACAGCGGCGACCTGCCCACCCACATCATCTCCGATCCCACGCTCAATGCCATGGGCATTCCGCCTGCCTATCAGGCGGCGGTGCTCGAATTGTCGCGCCGGTTCGACCTCAGCCCCAGCCTGATCGAAGCGCTGGTGTGGCAGGAAAGCCGCTGGCGGCAAGGCGCGGTTTCCTCCGCCGGGGCGCGCGGGCTGGCGCAGCTGATGCCGGGCACGGCGCGCTATCTGGGGGTCAACCCGGATGATCCGTTCCAGAACCTCGAAGGCGGGGCGCGCTACCTGCGCGAACAGCTCGACCGCTTCGATGGCAACCTTGAAAAGGCTCTGGCGGCCTACAACGCCGGGCCCGGCCGGGTGATCGATGCCGGCGGCATTCCCAATATCCGCGAGACCAGGATATATGTGGCGGCAATCATGGGCCGCTTGTCGGATCATTCCAGGAAGGTAATCTAA
- a CDS encoding TrbI/VirB10 family protein has product MRLAMRLPEKGGASGPANDTDPRERLDSDVTDLASRTAYPTVAAKNGKSDAIGMVAGIAVVAALGAVTLWSMNSARLAPPEGVGNPAIPAQATPPVGAEAPAPAEAAAPAPVVATQPDPAPAPVLANDPGILAGPAVLNPYGAPSLVFDQSARVTVPELAGAPGSASAMGGGTSAAGAAGDFAASIGGVGGGTAAATRSLNPATTVTQGTLIPAILETAIDTDVPGYVRAVVSQDVRSFDGKNVLVPRSSRLIGQYQSGVQGGQKRAYVIWTRLIRPDGTSVNLQSPAIGFDGTTGLKGDVDSRFFQRFGSGLLLSLVGGIGALASGGASVIVGGAGQSAAAAAVEQGGQVAPRIRVRQGEPIRVFTARDLDFGPVM; this is encoded by the coding sequence ATGCGTCTTGCCATGCGACTTCCGGAAAAGGGTGGGGCCAGCGGCCCTGCCAACGATACCGACCCGCGCGAGAGGCTCGACAGCGATGTGACCGACCTCGCGTCGCGCACCGCCTATCCGACCGTCGCGGCCAAGAACGGCAAGTCCGATGCGATCGGGATGGTGGCGGGGATCGCGGTCGTTGCGGCACTGGGTGCAGTGACCTTGTGGAGCATGAACTCGGCCCGGCTTGCACCGCCAGAAGGGGTTGGCAATCCGGCGATCCCTGCCCAGGCCACGCCGCCGGTGGGTGCCGAAGCTCCCGCACCGGCGGAGGCCGCCGCTCCTGCACCTGTGGTGGCTACACAACCTGATCCGGCCCCGGCGCCGGTGCTTGCCAATGACCCGGGCATTCTTGCCGGGCCGGCGGTTCTCAATCCCTATGGCGCGCCGTCGCTGGTTTTTGATCAGAGTGCCCGGGTCACAGTGCCTGAACTGGCAGGAGCGCCGGGGAGCGCATCGGCGATGGGCGGCGGTACCTCCGCTGCGGGAGCTGCGGGTGATTTTGCCGCGAGCATCGGCGGAGTTGGGGGAGGGACGGCCGCGGCCACGCGTTCGCTCAATCCCGCGACAACCGTGACGCAGGGGACGCTGATTCCGGCGATCCTCGAAACCGCCATCGATACCGATGTGCCCGGCTATGTCCGTGCCGTGGTAAGCCAGGACGTGCGCAGCTTCGACGGCAAGAACGTGCTGGTCCCGCGCTCCAGCCGTCTGATCGGGCAGTACCAGTCAGGCGTGCAGGGCGGGCAGAAGCGCGCCTATGTGATCTGGACCAGGCTGATCCGGCCTGACGGGACCTCGGTCAACCTCCAGTCTCCCGCCATCGGTTTCGACGGGACGACCGGCCTCAAAGGCGATGTCGACAGCCGCTTCTTCCAGCGCTTCGGCTCGGGCCTGCTGCTCTCGCTGGTCGGCGGCATCGGCGCGCTTGCCAGCGGCGGTGCTTCGGTCATCGTTGGAGGGGCGGGCCAATCGGCTGCCGCCGCGGCGGTTGAGCAGGGCGGCCAGGTCGCCCCCCGCATTCGCGTGCGGCAAGGGGAGCCTATCCGTGTATTCACCGCGCGCGATCTCGATTTCGGACCGGTGATGTAG
- a CDS encoding TrbC/VirB2 family protein has translation MFSPTAALAQSQAADPQGSGPVVNALAWLQGTLLGSVATAVAVMAVAAVGFMMLTGRINWRFGATVIIGVFILFGATTIVAGIQGAAG, from the coding sequence ATGTTTTCTCCCACCGCCGCGCTGGCGCAAAGCCAGGCCGCCGATCCGCAGGGCTCGGGCCCGGTCGTCAATGCGCTGGCCTGGTTGCAGGGCACGTTGCTCGGCTCGGTCGCGACCGCAGTGGCAGTGATGGCGGTTGCCGCGGTTGGTTTCATGATGCTGACGGGCCGGATCAACTGGCGCTTCGGCGCGACGGTGATCATTGGCGTGTTTATCCTGTTCGGTGCGACCACCATTGTCGCCGGTATCCAGGGCGCGGCAGGGTAA
- a CDS encoding type IV secretion system protein, producing the protein MSAQCDAAMSEAAGGIATALKAVDCVSAEMTGSAFGKLFAPGGQMATVLTILLTLYVIFFAMALMTGRSNLSVRAMLPRIILVGLVLTFSTSWAAYQSIVWNLALGAPDWLAGILTGDRGSATMTFAAKVDIVFQAVEQASAGQTDIEAFSPPGMLRLGALLFMLGTVGVLVTARIALAVLIALGPVFIVMVLFNGTRGMFTGWLKGVVMLALTPLFAVLAGGIMLELSVPILSALTQTSGEIPARPAMAFLMVGAVHVALMVMVLKVAGTMVAGWKVFGLANEQADRDEVPVTASPPAATVRSEQGVAAQAPAAASGTSARRTAVAAAMPYIAANDTGGGASSTRETRIVGTASANGQPVTANAATSRTRGIGNRFKAAPPPSLARSLARSTENVK; encoded by the coding sequence ATGAGCGCGCAGTGCGACGCCGCGATGTCCGAGGCCGCCGGGGGCATTGCCACCGCGCTGAAGGCTGTCGACTGCGTCTCTGCCGAAATGACCGGTAGCGCCTTCGGCAAGCTGTTCGCCCCGGGCGGGCAAATGGCGACGGTGCTGACCATCCTGCTGACGCTCTACGTCATCTTCTTCGCCATGGCGCTGATGACCGGCCGCTCGAATCTCAGCGTCCGGGCGATGCTGCCGCGCATCATCCTCGTCGGGCTGGTGCTGACCTTCTCGACCAGCTGGGCGGCATACCAAAGCATCGTGTGGAACCTCGCGCTCGGCGCGCCGGACTGGCTGGCGGGCATACTGACCGGAGATCGCGGCTCGGCCACCATGACCTTTGCTGCCAAGGTGGACATCGTGTTCCAGGCGGTCGAGCAGGCGTCGGCCGGGCAGACCGATATCGAGGCTTTCTCGCCCCCCGGCATGCTGCGGCTGGGCGCTTTGCTGTTCATGCTCGGCACTGTCGGCGTGCTGGTGACCGCCCGGATCGCCCTGGCGGTGCTGATCGCGCTCGGCCCGGTGTTCATCGTGATGGTGCTGTTCAACGGCACGCGCGGAATGTTCACCGGCTGGCTCAAGGGCGTCGTTATGCTGGCGCTGACGCCGCTGTTCGCGGTGCTGGCAGGCGGGATCATGCTGGAACTTTCGGTGCCGATCCTGTCCGCGCTGACGCAGACCTCGGGCGAGATTCCGGCACGCCCGGCGATGGCATTCCTGATGGTGGGCGCGGTCCATGTCGCGCTGATGGTGATGGTGCTCAAGGTCGCTGGCACCATGGTAGCCGGCTGGAAGGTGTTTGGCCTCGCCAACGAGCAGGCCGACAGGGACGAGGTTCCTGTCACCGCTTCTCCGCCTGCCGCCACAGTGCGAAGCGAGCAGGGTGTGGCAGCACAGGCTCCTGCCGCCGCGAGTGGCACCAGCGCCCGACGCACGGCAGTCGCGGCGGCCATGCCCTACATCGCCGCCAACGATACCGGCGGGGGTGCGTCGTCCACGCGGGAGACGCGGATCGTGGGGACCGCTTCAGCCAACGGACAGCCGGTCACCGCTAACGCCGCAACTTCGCGCACGCGCGGCATCGGCAACCGTTTCAAGGCGGCGCCACCTCCCTCCTTGGCCCGCTCTTTGGCTCGTTCTACGGAGAATGTGAAATGA
- a CDS encoding TrbG/VirB9 family P-type conjugative transfer protein, whose protein sequence is MNRAGLIPALALLLSAFPAAAQDSRLVEVEYDAGRVVVIEGRAKVATTIQFGEDESIENVVVGDSAEWQITPNKRANLLFVKPLAPLAQTNMTVVTNKYTYLFDLVASPKAKTLYFLSFTYPEEEAMEQEMAAAPPMRANAVEVAAATDPYAVVDPTALNFAWTKQGSAKLFPKAAFDDGEATFLEWEEGIPIPAILVKDFEGTEGPVNFTVRGNTIVVDGVPAEIVLRSGEEVATLINQTSPALAKQGR, encoded by the coding sequence ATGAACCGCGCAGGCCTGATCCCCGCGCTTGCCCTCCTGCTTTCGGCGTTTCCCGCTGCCGCACAGGATTCGCGCCTGGTAGAGGTGGAATACGATGCCGGCCGGGTGGTCGTGATCGAAGGCCGCGCCAAGGTTGCGACGACGATCCAGTTCGGCGAGGACGAATCGATCGAGAATGTCGTAGTGGGCGATTCCGCAGAATGGCAGATCACCCCCAACAAGCGGGCCAACCTGCTGTTCGTGAAGCCGCTGGCTCCGCTGGCGCAGACCAACATGACGGTGGTGACGAACAAGTACACCTACCTGTTCGACCTCGTCGCAAGTCCCAAGGCCAAGACGCTCTATTTCCTCAGCTTCACCTATCCCGAAGAAGAGGCGATGGAACAGGAAATGGCCGCGGCTCCGCCGATGCGTGCCAATGCCGTGGAAGTGGCGGCAGCGACCGATCCTTACGCCGTGGTCGATCCCACGGCGCTCAATTTCGCCTGGACCAAACAGGGATCCGCCAAGCTGTTCCCCAAGGCCGCCTTCGATGACGGCGAGGCGACCTTTCTCGAATGGGAAGAGGGCATTCCGATCCCTGCCATATTGGTGAAGGATTTCGAGGGCACCGAAGGTCCGGTCAATTTCACCGTTCGCGGCAACACCATCGTCGTCGACGGAGTGCCGGCGGAAATCGTGCTGCGGTCGGGCGAGGAAGTTGCGACCTTGATCAACCAGACATCGCCCGCGCTGGCGAAGCAGGGCCGCTGA